Part of the Tetragenococcus koreensis genome, CTTTCAGGGCGTGGAAGATATGCGAAAGCTAATTGAAAAGTATGAGAAGCCACAATTGACGGAGGAACAGGAAAAGATCTACAGAGCACTAACATTGGTGTATGAAGACAAGGATGAAATGCACCCTGAAGATCTTAGTAATATTATCAATACAATAAATATAGTGATTAATTTCTATGTAGGTAAGGATCGAAACCTTATCCCAGCGCTAAATAAATTTCTGGAAGAGGTGGAAGAATGAAACTCGAATATAGAAAAAAATTTTTTGATGATTTTGAAAATAAAACGGTACGTTTTATTGACTTATTTGCTGGAATTGGTGGTATTCGTTTAGGTTTTGATGATGAAAATACAGAGTGTGTTTTTAGTTCCGAGTGGGATAAATTTGCACAACAAACTTATGAGGCTAATTTTAGAGAAAAGCCAGCAGGAGATATTAAACAAATAAAAGCTAGTGATATTCCAAATCATGATGTTCTCTTAGGCGGGTTTCCGTGCCAACCTTTTTCCAACATAGGTAAAAGAAACGGATTTTCGGATGAGAATCAAGGAACATTATTTTTCGATATATTAAGGATATTACAATATCATCAACCATCTATGTTTTTATTAGAAAATGTACCAGGAATCCTAACAATCGACGGCGGAAAAACATTTGAAGTAATTATGGAATCTCTAGAAAATGCTGGTTATAATGTTTTTTATGATGTTTTAGATGCTAAAAATTTTGGTTTAGCACAAAATAGAAAACGTGTCATTTTTGTTGGTTTTCATAAAGGTTTAGGAATTGATGAATTTATTTTTCCGAAAGGTAATAATCTCCCTAATCAATATGCCAAAGATATTATTGAAAAAGATGCTGATCCAGTGCGTTATTCAATTTCTAAAAACCTTCAAAAAAACTATCTATTTAAGAAAGATGATGGAAGACCTCAAATTATCGATGAAAATTCTGAGTTTCAAGTAAAAACATTAGTTTCTACATATCATAAAATTCAAAGATTGACTGGTACATTTGTTAAAGGTGGTGAAACAGGTTTAAGATTGATGTCCGAATTAGAATGTAAAAGGATTATGGGTTTTCCTGATGACTATATTATACCTGTGTCTAGAACCCAAATGTATCGTCAAATGGGGAATTCTGTTGCCATTCCTGTAATTAAAGAAGTAAGCAATGAAATGAAATATTTATATGGTAAAGTAAAAAAACGTTCAGCCCCTTAGCTAAACGTTCACACATATAACTATATTATAACATAAGGGAGCGGTTTTTTTGGGACTTTTACGGGACGTTGATTTTAACCAAACACGAGAAAATGCAAAAGACACACTAGCCAATTACAGACGTTTACAGCGAATCACGGGACAGTCAAAGATCGATATTAAGTCGCCTATCATTACAGATATGCCAAAGGCGCCATCTAATGGCAATAAAGCGGAGGACGCATTATTACAGATTGTGGATGCAGAGGGCGAGCTTAATGCAATCGTCGCTGGGCTTATGGCACTGCCTTTAACATCAAGAGCCGTTCTTTACTACTCTTTTTGTGATAAAGAGCGGTGGACGAATGATTTGATTGGGATGGAAATCGGATATTCAGAGCGACAAGTAAGACGCGTGAAAGAAGATGCTTTAACCGAATTTGCAGAAGCATACAAAAAAGGTAAGCTTATTTCCTATAAATAAAATGTCCGTTTTTTGTCCGCTTTATGTCCGACATAATCTGATTTTAGGTGGTATATTAGTAGTATCGAATATTGCATATAGGCAGACGTTAAAAGCAATATCGGTATGGGGCTTTTAGCTACTTTTGTTGGCTGCGGAAACAGTTAGCAAAGACATCTATGCAATGGGTAAATACAACAGTGGTGGCATAGCATCACTGTGATACATAACAAAGGCTACTCACATTGTTGGGTAGCCTATTTATTATGAGGTGTCCCATGTTTTACTACTACATACAATTAAACCGGCTACCAATACATAACCCAGATGTTAGACAGTCCACGCTATATCCTAACTACTCACTGCTAGAGTGTCACTGTGGATTGGCTGACAATGATATAGACAATTATAAGTTGATCTTTATTGGTAAAGGTTTCATCAAAGATAAACATATTCAAAACAATATAAATAAAATTGTTGAGAGATTGAAGTGAAAGATTATTCGTTTTAATCAAATAAATATATTTAACAAACAAATAAATGATTCACATTTAAATAAATCTTTCCGATTGATTCATTCTTTTGTTCATCAATTTAATTATATAAAAGTAATTTATTTTATTTCTCGTTCTAAATATTTATTTGAAAGAAGTTGAATTCATTTTGTTTAAACAACCAAAAATAAGATTAGGAAATAAATCATATACAGAAGACGAGTTGCAAGAGTATAGGAAAGCCAATGGTAAAAGGTATAACCGAAGCGTTAGGCAAAATGGTTACAATACCGAATATACTGCCTTTTACCACACTCCAGCGTGGCGCAGGTTGCGTCAACAAGTCTTAATGCGAGATGACTATCTGTGTCAGCATTGTTTAGCCAAAGGAATTGCGAATGACAAAAATTTACTTATCCATCACAAAACAGAATTGAAACAAGATTGGTCCAAAAGACTGGACATGGAAAATTTAGAGGCAGTTTGTTTTTCCTGCCACAATAAAATTTATAAAAAATAAAAAATAATTTTTAAAAAAATATTTTGCCAGGGCTTAAAAAATCCCCCGGCCTTTTCTGATCAGTTCGTTAACGAGCCGAACTTATCTGTGACCAAAATCCCAAAAAAATAATTCCCAAAACCGCGTATAGGAGGTGATTACATGGCTAGACCTAGAAAATTAAACGATGCAAAGCAAGGACACCGCACAAAAGCGGAGTTAGAAGCCGCTGAACTACAAGAAAATACGTTAAACACCTATGATCAAATCAATGTGGATGATGTACCAGAGGATTTGAACGGAATAGCTCAAAAAGAATGGCTGCGAATCGTACCTTTAATGTCTCAACTACCAATTGCTGAACTAGATATGGTTATGGTAAAAAATTATTGCCAGTTGGTGGGCATGCAAGAGGAAGCTTATGCGGATATTCAACGGGTAGGAACCTATGACCCCAGCGAAAATAAGCGCACAGGACCTTATTTAATCTATATGGATTGTCACAAAGAACTAAAATCCGTATGTAACAAGCTAGGTTTAACGATTGACAGCCGTATGCGCATTGTTGTACCTACCGAAAGCGAAGAAAAACAATCAGTATATGATCAATTCGGTGTTGATGACGATGACTAGCGTAAAAATCCCAAAGGCATACGAAAAAATGCTTGATATCCCAGATGAATACAAAGACGATTCTTATAAATATTGCGTCATGGTTTTATCAGGTACTTATATGGTGGGCGATAAAGCTAAAAAAGCTTGTGTGCGTCACTTAAAAGATATTCACCGGTCACTAGAAGATCCCAGTTGGAACTATGTTTATAAACCGAAGCGTGCAAAAAAGGTGATTAAGTTTATTGAAGTGCTTCCAGATACCAAAGGACGTGTAAATAAGCTAGGATTGTTCCAAAAATTTATCGTTGCAAGCGTCCGTGGGTGGTTTACGAAGGATACAGATATGCTGCGCTTCCGAAAGGGTTTCATTTCGGTTGCTAGAAAGTCAGGAAAATCCTTATTGGTTTCCGGCTTAGTTTTGTATGCTTTCCTTTTTGACAAAGAACCCGCAGAAGGACGACAATTATTTTGCGCTGCTAATGATAAGAAACAAGCGAGCATTGTTTTTAATATGGTGGCTAAACAATTGATGTATTTTGTTTCTAAAGTTCCAGAATTAAAGAAAGATGTTAAGAAAGTACGGGAACTATTACAAAATACAGGCGATGATTCTTATGTTATGCCTTTGTCACGTGATACAGGCGCAATTGATGGTTTCGAACCGTTTCTGGCTGTTATTGATGAGTACCATGCAGCCAAAACAAACGAAATGTTAGAACTTATTGAATCTGGGCAAGGAAACTTACGGCAAAGCTTAATCTTTATCATTTCTACGGCTGGCTTTAATCTAAATGCGCCCATGTATACGGACGAGTTCCCTTACGCTAAAGATATACTCGACGAATCTTACGATGATCCAGAATATTTTGCCGTTATCTACGAGCAAGACTCCGAAGATGAATGGCAAGATTCTTCCACGTGGGCAAAATCGAATCCACTAATCAACGAATCGGACGAGTTGAAAGAGCAAATCGAAACATTTTTAGAAAAACGTGTGACTGAAGCAACGAAAAAAGGCACAATGTTTCGAGTGTTGGTTAAAAACTTTAATTACTGGATGCAAGCCAGCGAAGAATCTTATTTAGATTTTAACGACTGGAATAAAAATGAAACAGATTTTGATATCACAGGCACAAAAGTTTATATCGGATTGGACTTATCCCGTGCCGATGACTTAACAGCTTTATCTTTCATCCATTTAGACGAAGCGGACAAGCAATATTATGTCACGTCACATTCATTTGTAGGCACAAAAGGGGGTCTACAAGGAAAGATAGAACGTGACCTTATCGACTACCGACAATTAGCAAAAGACGGATACTGCACTATCACAGACTTATCTAGTGGCATTATTAATACCAATCAAGTGT contains:
- the dcm gene encoding DNA (cytosine-5-)-methyltransferase; its protein translation is MKLEYRKKFFDDFENKTVRFIDLFAGIGGIRLGFDDENTECVFSSEWDKFAQQTYEANFREKPAGDIKQIKASDIPNHDVLLGGFPCQPFSNIGKRNGFSDENQGTLFFDILRILQYHQPSMFLLENVPGILTIDGGKTFEVIMESLENAGYNVFYDVLDAKNFGLAQNRKRVIFVGFHKGLGIDEFIFPKGNNLPNQYAKDIIEKDADPVRYSISKNLQKNYLFKKDDGRPQIIDENSEFQVKTLVSTYHKIQRLTGTFVKGGETGLRLMSELECKRIMGFPDDYIIPVSRTQMYRQMGNSVAIPVIKEVSNEMKYLYGKVKKRSAP
- a CDS encoding ArpU family phage packaging/lysis transcriptional regulator; this translates as MGLLRDVDFNQTRENAKDTLANYRRLQRITGQSKIDIKSPIITDMPKAPSNGNKAEDALLQIVDAEGELNAIVAGLMALPLTSRAVLYYSFCDKERWTNDLIGMEIGYSERQVRRVKEDALTEFAEAYKKGKLISYK
- a CDS encoding HNH endonuclease, producing MFKQPKIRLGNKSYTEDELQEYRKANGKRYNRSVRQNGYNTEYTAFYHTPAWRRLRQQVLMRDDYLCQHCLAKGIANDKNLLIHHKTELKQDWSKRLDMENLEAVCFSCHNKIYKK
- a CDS encoding phage terminase small subunit P27 family, with product MARPRKLNDAKQGHRTKAELEAAELQENTLNTYDQINVDDVPEDLNGIAQKEWLRIVPLMSQLPIAELDMVMVKNYCQLVGMQEEAYADIQRVGTYDPSENKRTGPYLIYMDCHKELKSVCNKLGLTIDSRMRIVVPTESEEKQSVYDQFGVDDDD
- a CDS encoding terminase large subunit, with protein sequence MTSVKIPKAYEKMLDIPDEYKDDSYKYCVMVLSGTYMVGDKAKKACVRHLKDIHRSLEDPSWNYVYKPKRAKKVIKFIEVLPDTKGRVNKLGLFQKFIVASVRGWFTKDTDMLRFRKGFISVARKSGKSLLVSGLVLYAFLFDKEPAEGRQLFCAANDKKQASIVFNMVAKQLMYFVSKVPELKKDVKKVRELLQNTGDDSYVMPLSRDTGAIDGFEPFLAVIDEYHAAKTNEMLELIESGQGNLRQSLIFIISTAGFNLNAPMYTDEFPYAKDILDESYDDPEYFAVIYEQDSEDEWQDSSTWAKSNPLINESDELKEQIETFLEKRVTEATKKGTMFRVLVKNFNYWMQASEESYLDFNDWNKNETDFDITGTKVYIGLDLSRADDLTALSFIHLDEADKQYYVTSHSFVGTKGGLQGKIERDLIDYRQLAKDGYCTITDLSSGIINTNQVLDYIEWYVKEYDLDVQAICYDPYAIHGVLAEMERRGWYYDLREIRQGIQTLSSPISDFKLKIINGDVKHHKNPLLDTAVKNAIAKNVNDSIMIDKKMNREKIDPLMATIFSYVLACEYEWDAETFMPMFL